A genome region from Nicotiana tabacum cultivar K326 chromosome 13, ASM71507v2, whole genome shotgun sequence includes the following:
- the LOC107829757 gene encoding uncharacterized protein LOC107829757: protein MGDNDYASTDNKVIDHSNEITFHHSHLYYLSPSDNPGLMLVAKQFNGTCFGSWRRGIIIALFAKKRIRFINGNSPPLAPTSPLLDQWEQVNHMRYGQSNGARIYEVQKDLVSVSHGSSDVSGYFKKVKRFWDEMESLDAESYCICDCNCGGKHKMMKRMENHKLMQFLIGLNEIFNNARRNILMMQSLPGVGKAYLLVIHDEKQIGIHNAPTFQTDSIAFSIS, encoded by the exons ATGGGGGATAATGACTATGCTAGCACTGATAATAAAGTCATAGACCACAGTAATGAAATTACTTTCCATCATTCACATCTATATTATCTCAGTCCCTCTGATAATCCGGGACTTATGTTAGTTGCTAAGCAATTTAATGGTACATGTTTTGGGTCCTGGAGGAGAGGGATTATAATTGCTCTGTTCGCAAAGAAGAGAATTAGATTCATAAATGGTAACTCCCCTCCACTTGCGCCCACCTCTCCTCTCCTTGATCAGTGGGAACAAGTTAACCACATG AGGTACGGACAGTCAAATGGTGCTAGAATATATGAAGTTCAGAAGGACTTGGTTTCAGTCTCCCATGGTTCATCTGATGTGAGTGGTTACTTTAAGAAAGTGAAAAGATTTTGGGATGAGATGGAGTCATTGGATGCAGAGTCCTATTGTATTTGCGATTGTAATTGCGGGGGTAAACACAAAATGATGAAAAGGATGGAGAATCATAAACTAATGCAATTCCTCATAGGACTGAATGAGATCTTCAACAATGCCAGAAGAAATATTTTGATGATGCAATCTCTTCCTGGTGTGGGCAAAGCTTATTTATTGGTCATCCATGATGAAAAACAAATAGGCATTCATAATGCACCAACTTTTCAGACTGACTCCATTGCTTTCTCTATCAGTTAA